The Paenibacillus sophorae genome has a segment encoding these proteins:
- the murA gene encoding UDP-N-acetylglucosamine 1-carboxyvinyltransferase: MSKFIVRGGKRLTGSVKVSGAKNSVLPIIAASLLAEEGDSVIVDAPPLDDVLTISKVLESLGAGVTYQNDIIQVDARKLSTCEAPYEWVRKMRASFLVMGPLLSRLGHTRISLPGGCAIGTRPIDQHLKGFEALGAEISLGQGYIEAKSNGRLRGAKIYLDVASVGATENIMMAATLAEGVTTIENAAKEPEIVDLANYLNSMGAVVRGAGTGVIRIEGVERLHGVRHHVIPDRIEAGTYMVAAAITGGDVYVEGAIADHLGPVIAKMEEMGVTIIPDENGVRVIGDKPLKAVDMKTLPYPGFPTDMQSQMMALLLRSEGTSVITETVFENRFMHVDEFQHMNAEIKIEGRSAIVTGNARLMGAKVCATDLRAGAALILAGLVAEGTTEVGGTHHIDRGYVHLAEKLSGLGADIWRVTLDESSVEAAKEELLKPETAKNANPKSEETKPRFQIQPTWV, encoded by the coding sequence ATGAGTAAATTTATCGTCCGCGGTGGCAAAAGATTGACCGGGAGCGTAAAAGTAAGCGGCGCGAAAAATTCCGTACTACCGATCATAGCCGCCTCTCTATTGGCAGAAGAAGGGGACAGCGTTATTGTTGACGCACCTCCGCTAGATGATGTATTAACGATCAGTAAAGTATTGGAATCTCTGGGGGCCGGAGTTACATATCAGAACGATATTATTCAAGTCGATGCCCGAAAGCTCTCGACTTGTGAAGCGCCCTACGAGTGGGTGCGCAAAATGCGGGCTTCTTTTTTGGTAATGGGACCTCTTTTATCCCGGTTAGGCCATACACGCATTTCTCTGCCCGGCGGCTGCGCAATCGGAACGCGTCCTATTGATCAGCATCTGAAGGGATTCGAAGCGCTTGGCGCCGAGATCAGCTTGGGACAGGGCTATATCGAAGCGAAGAGCAATGGCCGGCTGCGCGGAGCCAAGATCTATCTGGATGTTGCCAGCGTAGGCGCAACTGAGAATATCATGATGGCTGCAACTTTGGCCGAAGGCGTGACGACGATAGAGAATGCCGCCAAGGAACCGGAGATTGTCGATTTGGCCAATTACCTGAACAGTATGGGCGCTGTCGTTCGCGGTGCGGGCACTGGTGTTATCCGTATTGAAGGGGTAGAGCGTCTGCACGGTGTAAGACATCATGTGATTCCGGACCGGATCGAAGCGGGCACATACATGGTGGCTGCTGCAATTACCGGCGGTGATGTGTACGTGGAAGGCGCCATTGCCGATCACCTCGGACCGGTTATTGCCAAGATGGAAGAGATGGGCGTAACGATTATTCCGGATGAGAACGGCGTCCGTGTCATCGGCGACAAGCCGCTAAAGGCTGTTGATATGAAGACTTTGCCTTATCCGGGCTTTCCTACCGACATGCAGTCCCAGATGATGGCGCTGCTGCTTCGTTCGGAAGGAACGAGCGTGATTACGGAGACGGTCTTTGAGAATCGCTTCATGCATGTGGACGAATTCCAGCACATGAACGCGGAAATCAAGATCGAAGGGCGTTCCGCCATCGTTACTGGCAATGCCCGCTTGATGGGAGCGAAGGTCTGCGCAACGGACCTGCGCGCGGGAGCGGCGCTGATTCTGGCCGGTCTGGTCGCTGAAGGAACGACGGAAGTGGGAGGCACGCATCATATCGACCGCGGCTATGTGCATCTGGCAGAGAAGCTGTCTGGGCTGGGTGCGGACATTTGGCGCGTTACGCTGGATGAAAGCTCAGTGGAAGCGGCCAAAGAAGAATTGCTCAAGCCGGAAACAGCCAAGAACGCCAATCCTAAGAGCGAGGAGACGAAGCCCCGGTTTCAGATTCAACCGACTTGGGTATAA
- a CDS encoding DUF1146 family protein — MTAELTGSIGISGLMSMVVSLLCVALSWWALQNLKLDLIIRYPKSPQGRLLHLLLAIVLGHFVAGFLLDYLGYSAQIRHMLY; from the coding sequence ATGACAGCAGAACTTACCGGCTCTATAGGGATTAGCGGTTTGATGTCGATGGTTGTGTCGCTATTGTGTGTTGCATTATCCTGGTGGGCCTTGCAGAACCTTAAGCTGGATTTGATCATAAGATATCCCAAGAGCCCGCAAGGGCGGCTGCTTCATTTGCTCCTGGCTATCGTACTGGGACATTTTGTAGCGGGTTTTCTGCTGGATTATTTGGGATACAGCGCCCAAATCCGCCATATGCTTTATTAA
- a CDS encoding F0F1 ATP synthase subunit epsilon, whose translation MSTFLLEIVTPDHLVYAKQVHSLTVRGAEGDLGILPGHIPLVTPLQVAPMIIKSDNGATTVAVHGGFIEVHKNKVTVLAESAELPSDIDLERAEAAKERAQRRLQSRGKQDEIDHRRAELALQRAVTRIKVSTKKGQ comes from the coding sequence GTGAGCACCTTTTTGTTGGAGATTGTCACGCCGGATCACCTCGTATATGCCAAGCAGGTTCACAGCTTGACCGTACGGGGGGCAGAAGGCGATCTGGGCATTTTGCCGGGACATATTCCGCTTGTAACTCCGCTTCAGGTTGCGCCGATGATCATCAAATCGGACAACGGTGCGACAACAGTCGCCGTGCATGGCGGTTTTATTGAAGTGCATAAGAATAAAGTGACCGTGCTGGCTGAGAGCGCCGAGCTGCCCAGCGATATCGATCTTGAACGCGCCGAGGCGGCCAAAGAACGCGCACAGCGGCGTTTGCAGTCCCGAGGCAAGCAGGACGAGATTGACCATCGCCGCGCTGAGCTTGCATTGCAGCGTGCGGTTACACGGATTAAAGTGTCCACCAAAAAAGGACAATAA
- the atpD gene encoding F0F1 ATP synthase subunit beta: MNVGRVVSIMGPVVDIEFERGQLPEIFNAIKIGADAGQGRQNELTLEVSNHLGDNLVRCIAMSSTDGLVRGLDAVDQGAPISVPVGDVTLGRVFNVLGNTIDNGAEIAASQKNPIHRIAPTFDELSTQAEILETGIKVIDLLAPYAKGGKIGLFGGAGVGKTVTIQELINNIAQEHGGISVFAGVGERTREGNDLYHEMTDSGVIKKTAMVFGQMNEPPGARLRVALTGLTMAEYFRDVEGRDTLLFIDNIFRFTQAGSEVSALLGRMPSAVGYQPTLATEMGQLQERITSTKKGSVTSIQAIYVPADDYTDPAPATAFAHLDATTNLERKISEKGIFPAVDPLASSSRMLSPEIVGEEHYVVAQGVKQLLQRYTELQDIIAILGMDELSEEDKLIVARARKVERFLSQPFHVAEQFTGFKGAYVPIKETVRSFKEILEGKHDDLPEAAFLYVGTIEEAVEKAKTL, translated from the coding sequence ATGAACGTAGGACGCGTAGTAAGCATTATGGGTCCGGTTGTCGATATTGAATTTGAACGCGGCCAACTGCCCGAAATCTTCAATGCGATCAAGATCGGCGCCGACGCAGGACAAGGACGCCAGAACGAGCTGACACTTGAAGTATCCAATCATCTCGGCGACAATCTGGTGCGCTGTATTGCCATGTCCTCGACGGACGGACTTGTTCGCGGCTTGGATGCGGTAGACCAAGGAGCCCCAATTTCGGTTCCTGTCGGAGATGTAACACTTGGCCGGGTATTTAACGTGCTGGGCAATACGATTGACAACGGGGCAGAAATTGCCGCTTCGCAAAAGAACCCGATCCACCGGATCGCGCCAACGTTCGACGAGCTGTCGACGCAAGCGGAAATTCTGGAAACCGGAATCAAGGTTATCGACCTGCTCGCCCCTTATGCCAAGGGTGGTAAAATCGGCCTGTTTGGCGGCGCGGGTGTTGGTAAAACGGTAACGATTCAGGAACTGATCAACAACATCGCTCAGGAGCATGGCGGTATTTCCGTATTTGCTGGCGTTGGCGAGCGTACACGCGAAGGTAATGACCTGTACCATGAAATGACGGATTCCGGCGTTATCAAGAAGACGGCGATGGTGTTCGGACAGATGAACGAACCGCCGGGCGCGCGTCTGCGCGTTGCGCTGACAGGTCTGACGATGGCGGAATATTTCCGCGATGTGGAAGGCCGCGACACGCTGCTCTTTATCGATAACATTTTCCGCTTCACGCAAGCGGGCTCCGAAGTATCCGCCCTGCTGGGCCGCATGCCGTCGGCAGTAGGTTACCAGCCTACACTGGCAACGGAAATGGGCCAATTGCAGGAACGGATCACTTCCACCAAAAAAGGCTCCGTTACTTCCATTCAAGCAATCTACGTGCCGGCGGATGACTATACTGACCCCGCTCCGGCAACGGCGTTTGCCCATTTGGACGCGACGACGAACCTGGAGCGTAAAATCTCCGAAAAAGGTATTTTCCCGGCAGTGGACCCGCTGGCATCCAGCTCGCGGATGTTGTCTCCAGAAATCGTTGGCGAAGAGCATTACGTTGTGGCTCAGGGTGTTAAGCAACTGCTGCAGCGCTATACCGAGCTTCAGGATATTATCGCCATCCTCGGTATGGATGAGCTGAGCGAGGAAGATAAGCTGATCGTGGCCCGCGCCCGTAAGGTGGAACGCTTCTTGTCGCAGCCTTTCCATGTAGCGGAGCAGTTTACCGGCTTCAAAGGTGCATATGTACCGATTAAGGAAACGGTCCGCAGCTTCAAGGAAATTCTGGAAGGCAAGCATGACGATCTTCCGGAAGCGGCATTCCTTTACGTAGGCACGATCGAGGAAGCTGTTGAAAAGGCGAAAACGTTGTAA
- the atpG gene encoding ATP synthase F1 subunit gamma has translation MARSMRDIKRQIKSVQNTRQITKAMEMVAASKLRKAQEKAEAARPYSQKLKEVVSNIASGTKGIQHPMLVSRPVKKTGYIVVTSDRGLTGGSNANVLRKVTTLIQERHNSKDEYGLFVIGRKGRDFLRRRDYPIVEEVTELSDTPSFADIKEIAYSAVGQFEEGVFDEIYICYNVFVNPISQVPTVVRLLPMDGIGQSEDSQSHELKAGYEYEPSPEGVLEVLLPKYAETLIYSAILDGKASELGAKMTAMGSATKNASKMIGNLTLTYNRARQAAITQEITEIVAGANAQS, from the coding sequence ATGGCAAGAAGCATGCGTGATATTAAACGTCAAATCAAGAGCGTTCAGAACACCAGACAAATCACCAAAGCGATGGAAATGGTCGCCGCCTCCAAGCTGAGAAAGGCGCAGGAGAAAGCGGAAGCGGCCCGCCCCTATTCGCAGAAGCTGAAAGAAGTCGTGTCGAATATCGCTTCCGGTACGAAAGGAATCCAGCATCCCATGCTGGTGAGTCGCCCCGTCAAGAAGACCGGATATATTGTGGTCACTTCAGACCGCGGCCTTACCGGAGGTTCCAATGCCAACGTCTTGCGTAAGGTGACGACGCTAATTCAGGAGCGCCACAACTCCAAGGACGAATACGGCCTGTTTGTCATCGGCCGCAAAGGGCGGGACTTCCTGCGCCGGCGCGATTATCCGATTGTCGAGGAAGTCACCGAGCTGTCCGACACCCCGTCTTTTGCCGACATCAAGGAGATCGCATATTCGGCGGTGGGACAATTCGAGGAAGGCGTGTTTGACGAGATCTATATCTGTTATAACGTGTTTGTGAATCCGATCAGCCAAGTTCCGACTGTAGTGCGGCTGCTGCCGATGGACGGGATCGGACAGTCGGAAGACTCTCAAAGTCATGAGCTTAAAGCGGGCTATGAATATGAACCGTCGCCGGAAGGCGTATTGGAGGTTCTGCTGCCGAAATATGCGGAGACTTTGATTTACAGCGCCATTCTTGACGGTAAAGCCAGCGAACTGGGCGCGAAGATGACGGCAATGGGCAGTGCGACCAAGAATGCCTCGAAAATGATCGGAAATCTGACGCTTACGTACAACCGTGCCCGTCAGGCGGCAATTACGCAGGAAATCACCGAGATCGTAGCGGGTGCAAACGCGCAGTCTTAA
- the atpA gene encoding F0F1 ATP synthase subunit alpha, which produces MSIRPEEISTLIKSQIEQYKSDIEVTEIGTVIQVGDGIARVYGLENAMAGELLEFSNGVVGMALNLEESNVGVVILGEYTEIREGDQVKRTGRIMQVPVGEALLGRVVNPLGQPLDGKGPIETTEFRPVENNAPGVIERKSVHEPMQTGLKAIDSMVPIGRGQRELIIGDRQTGKTAIAIDAIINQKGNGMKCIYVAIGQKQSTVAQVVETLRRHGALDYTIIVTASASEPSPLLYIAPYAGCAMGEYFMYKGEHVLVIYDDLSKQAAAYRELSLLLRRPPGREAFPGDVFYLHSRLLERAAKLSDELGGGSLTALPFIETQASDVSAYIPTNVISITDGQIFLESDLFYSGQRPAINVGISVSRVGGSAQIKAMKKVAGSLRLDLAQYRELQAFAQFGSDLDKSTQARLNRGARMMEILKQGVNQPLSVEHQVISLYTAVKGYLDEIPVKDVRRFEKEFLSYMDSNVPEVAASITETKDLTADNEAALKAAIEKFKKGFAAS; this is translated from the coding sequence TTGAGCATCAGACCTGAAGAAATCAGCACTTTGATTAAAAGTCAAATCGAACAATATAAATCCGATATTGAAGTAACCGAAATCGGAACCGTTATTCAAGTCGGCGACGGGATCGCCCGCGTATACGGTCTGGAAAATGCGATGGCTGGCGAACTGCTTGAGTTCTCCAACGGCGTAGTAGGCATGGCGCTCAATCTGGAGGAAAGCAACGTCGGTGTCGTTATCCTCGGTGAGTATACGGAAATTCGCGAAGGCGACCAAGTTAAGCGTACGGGCCGCATTATGCAGGTTCCCGTTGGCGAAGCTCTGCTCGGCCGTGTCGTTAACCCGCTTGGTCAGCCGCTGGACGGCAAGGGACCTATCGAGACGACGGAATTCCGTCCTGTTGAGAACAACGCACCGGGTGTTATCGAGCGTAAATCGGTACATGAGCCTATGCAAACTGGCCTTAAGGCGATTGACTCCATGGTGCCGATCGGCCGCGGTCAGCGCGAGCTGATTATCGGTGACCGTCAGACCGGTAAAACGGCAATCGCCATCGACGCCATTATCAACCAAAAGGGCAACGGCATGAAATGTATTTACGTTGCCATCGGACAAAAGCAATCCACAGTAGCACAGGTCGTGGAAACCCTGCGCCGCCACGGCGCGCTGGACTATACGATCATCGTTACCGCGTCGGCTTCCGAGCCATCGCCGCTGCTGTACATCGCTCCATATGCGGGCTGCGCGATGGGCGAATACTTCATGTACAAAGGCGAACACGTACTGGTTATCTATGACGACCTGTCGAAACAGGCCGCCGCTTACCGCGAACTGTCCCTGCTGCTCCGCCGCCCTCCGGGCCGCGAGGCATTCCCTGGCGACGTATTCTATCTCCATTCCCGTCTGCTGGAACGCGCCGCGAAGCTGAGCGACGAGCTCGGCGGCGGTTCGCTGACCGCCCTGCCGTTCATTGAGACGCAGGCTTCCGACGTATCGGCATACATCCCGACGAACGTTATTTCTATTACTGACGGCCAGATCTTCCTGGAATCGGACTTGTTCTACTCCGGCCAGCGTCCGGCGATTAACGTCGGTATCTCCGTATCCCGTGTAGGTGGATCGGCGCAGATCAAAGCGATGAAGAAGGTTGCGGGCTCGCTCCGTCTGGACCTTGCACAGTACCGCGAGCTGCAGGCTTTTGCCCAATTCGGCTCCGATCTGGACAAATCGACTCAAGCCCGTCTGAACCGCGGCGCGCGGATGATGGAAATTCTGAAGCAGGGTGTCAATCAGCCTCTTTCCGTTGAACATCAGGTCATCAGCTTGTATACGGCGGTCAAAGGATATCTGGATGAGATTCCGGTCAAGGATGTAAGACGCTTTGAGAAAGAATTCCTTTCCTATATGGACAGCAATGTGCCGGAAGTAGCCGCATCCATAACGGAAACGAAGGACTTGACTGCTGATAACGAAGCGGCGCTGAAGGCTGCTATCGAGAAATTCAAAAAAGGCTTTGCGGCAAGCTAA
- a CDS encoding F0F1 ATP synthase subunit delta produces the protein MSQDTVVAKRYAKALFEVAFEKKKMLEVEQELKALVSALASDIDLQRFISSPKISGEDKLAVLKKALEGKLSTVVINTLELLVERGRMSILSDLLDSYVKIEGESLSLADATVYSTYELDEREKKAVAEEFGTLSGREIRVTNVVDKSLLGGLKVVIGDTLYDGSLAGKLERLEKSFNDKHRR, from the coding sequence ATGAGTCAGGATACGGTAGTCGCCAAAAGATACGCGAAGGCTTTGTTCGAGGTGGCCTTTGAGAAGAAGAAGATGTTGGAAGTGGAGCAAGAGCTGAAGGCCCTAGTCTCCGCACTGGCTTCGGATATCGATCTTCAAAGATTCATCAGCTCTCCGAAAATTTCGGGAGAAGACAAGCTGGCGGTGCTCAAAAAAGCGCTTGAAGGCAAGCTGTCGACGGTTGTAATCAACACGCTTGAACTTCTCGTTGAGCGCGGCAGAATGAGCATCCTTTCCGACCTTCTGGACAGCTACGTCAAGATCGAAGGCGAGAGTCTGAGTCTTGCCGACGCTACCGTGTACTCCACATATGAACTGGACGAGCGGGAAAAGAAAGCTGTCGCCGAAGAATTCGGCACTTTGTCCGGCCGGGAAATTCGCGTTACTAATGTAGTCGACAAAAGCCTGCTGGGTGGACTTAAAGTTGTCATCGGCGATACGCTGTACGACGGCAGCCTTGCCGGCAAGCTGGAACGTCTGGAAAAATCCTTTAACGATAAGCACAGAAGATAG
- the atpF gene encoding F0F1 ATP synthase subunit B: protein MNFSITSLVLALIAFLILYFLLNKYAFGPLFSVMEKRRELVLQQIDEASQTREQAVAYVEEQKQALQEARKEAYDIIEQSRQTSSKQTEQLLEQAKLEAARIKDEAVRDIQNEKNKAVDALRSELGSASVKIASKLLEKEVSSDAAQEELVDQYLKEVGGRS from the coding sequence GTGAATTTTTCAATTACATCGCTCGTCCTGGCGCTGATTGCATTTCTGATTTTGTATTTTCTGCTTAATAAGTATGCCTTCGGTCCACTGTTCTCCGTTATGGAGAAACGGCGCGAGCTTGTGTTGCAGCAAATTGATGAAGCTTCGCAGACGCGGGAGCAGGCGGTCGCTTACGTTGAGGAACAGAAGCAGGCTCTCCAAGAAGCCCGCAAAGAAGCTTATGACATTATCGAGCAGTCCAGACAGACAAGCAGCAAGCAAACCGAACAATTGCTTGAGCAGGCCAAGTTAGAAGCGGCCCGGATCAAGGATGAGGCTGTCCGCGACATTCAGAACGAAAAGAACAAGGCCGTCGACGCGCTGCGCAGCGAACTCGGTTCGGCTTCCGTAAAAATCGCATCCAAGCTGCTTGAGAAGGAAGTTAGCTCGGACGCCGCGCAGGAGGAGCTCGTTGATCAGTACCTCAAAGAGGTTGGGGGCAGATCATGA
- the atpE gene encoding F0F1 ATP synthase subunit C: protein MGVMAYIAAAIAIGLGALGAGIGNGLIVSKTVEGIARQPEARGTLQTTMYIGVALVEALPIIGVVLAFIFYAGA from the coding sequence ATGGGAGTTATGGCATACATCGCAGCAGCAATCGCGATAGGTTTGGGCGCGCTTGGCGCGGGTATTGGTAACGGTCTGATTGTCAGCAAAACGGTTGAAGGCATCGCCCGTCAGCCTGAAGCTAGAGGGACTCTTCAAACGACAATGTACATTGGTGTGGCTCTGGTAGAGGCATTGCCGATTATCGGTGTCGTTCTGGCCTTCATTTTCTACGCAGGGGCCTAA
- the atpB gene encoding F0F1 ATP synthase subunit A, translating to MHLSPMIKLAGLEIDLSIVLMLVVTCTIVLIIARLGTRNLSVENPGKMQNFMEWLVEFVQGMMTSTMDLKKGKPFLSLGLTLILFIFVGNMLGLPFGIVTDYHDASKATFFNQPLVNVVEEIHKVHAANPGEEVEVGVSWWKSPTADPSVSMGLAGLIFLIVHFLGITRNTKAYFKHYLQPFPVFLPINLIEQFSKLLTHGMRLFGNIFAGEVLIAQLVKLGSIGAAGFVASIPLLMVWQGFSIFVGSIQAFVFTMLTFLYISQAITTHEDH from the coding sequence ATGCATTTATCACCAATGATTAAACTGGCTGGACTTGAGATTGATTTGTCCATCGTGCTGATGCTGGTCGTTACCTGTACAATCGTCTTGATTATTGCCCGCTTGGGGACGCGAAATCTTTCCGTGGAGAACCCCGGCAAAATGCAAAACTTCATGGAATGGCTCGTTGAATTTGTACAAGGCATGATGACCAGCACTATGGATTTGAAGAAAGGCAAGCCTTTCCTCAGTCTTGGACTCACACTGATCCTGTTTATTTTTGTCGGAAATATGCTTGGATTGCCGTTCGGGATTGTTACCGATTACCATGATGCCAGCAAAGCGACGTTCTTTAATCAACCGCTTGTAAATGTTGTGGAAGAAATCCATAAGGTCCATGCTGCAAATCCGGGAGAGGAAGTAGAAGTCGGCGTAAGCTGGTGGAAGTCCCCTACAGCGGATCCTTCAGTATCCATGGGACTGGCCGGATTGATTTTCCTGATCGTTCATTTTCTTGGAATCACTCGCAACACAAAAGCGTATTTCAAGCATTATCTTCAACCGTTCCCTGTCTTTTTACCGATTAACCTGATTGAGCAGTTCTCCAAACTGCTGACCCACGGAATGCGTCTTTTCGGTAATATATTCGCCGGGGAAGTGCTGATTGCGCAGTTAGTCAAGCTGGGTTCTATCGGAGCTGCTGGATTTGTCGCCTCCATCCCGCTGCTTATGGTGTGGCAGGGCTTCAGTATCTTCGTCGGTTCAATCCAGGCATTTGTCTTTACCATGCTGACATTCCTGTACATATCACAGGCGATAACCACGCATGAGGATCATTAG
- a CDS encoding ATP synthase subunit I, translating to MNDAARMNKLMFMTIAGIIVVCFIIAELMPHRRTVLHGIVLGATVSCINVFYMAHKVKGIAKSASGESKARASLGFGVRIATSILAVVLALEFPHYFNEIAVCASLATGYFVLPIMGFILLQIEERKHTEGKG from the coding sequence ATGAATGACGCAGCCAGAATGAACAAACTGATGTTTATGACCATAGCGGGAATTATCGTGGTTTGTTTTATCATCGCTGAATTGATGCCCCATCGCCGCACCGTCCTTCATGGTATCGTGCTCGGCGCTACTGTAAGCTGCATCAATGTTTTTTATATGGCCCACAAAGTGAAAGGAATTGCAAAATCCGCCTCCGGTGAAAGCAAAGCCCGAGCCTCTCTAGGTTTCGGAGTGCGAATAGCCACGTCCATATTGGCGGTTGTACTCGCGCTTGAGTTTCCTCATTACTTCAATGAAATCGCAGTATGCGCCAGTCTTGCGACCGGTTATTTTGTACTTCCTATTATGGGATTTATTTTGCTGCAAATTGAGGAACGAAAACATACTGAAGGAAAGGGGTGA
- a CDS encoding AtpZ/AtpI family protein, with translation MKQPEQPNKEDRNAVKSFRTMGIVSAIGVDLAGCTIGGYFLGKWLGDMWGNSGLWVGLGVLFGMLSGAAAIVSLIKKATRDSDE, from the coding sequence ATGAAACAGCCTGAGCAACCGAATAAAGAAGATCGGAATGCGGTTAAATCGTTTCGGACCATGGGCATTGTCAGTGCTATCGGTGTCGATCTTGCCGGCTGTACCATAGGCGGGTATTTTCTGGGTAAATGGCTTGGGGACATGTGGGGGAACTCTGGTTTGTGGGTTGGTCTAGGTGTTCTTTTCGGCATGCTGTCGGGAGCCGCAGCTATTGTGAGCCTTATTAAAAAAGCGACGAGGGATAGCGATGAATGA
- the wecB gene encoding non-hydrolyzing UDP-N-acetylglucosamine 2-epimerase: protein MSKIKVMTIFGVRPEAIKMAPLVLELQKYPEHIESLVCVTAQHRQLLDQVLEVFNIVPDYDLDVMKDRQTLNEISIRVLAGLEPVLREAKPDLVLVHGDTLTTFLASYASFLQQIQVGHVEAGLRTWNKLSPYPEEMNRQLTGVIADLHFAPTDWSAGNLRHENKKESSVYITGNTVTDVFQYTVQPGYRHPVLEWAEGKRLILMTAHRRESQGEPHRHIFRAVKRIADEFEDVAICYPVHPSPAVKEPAYEILGGHPRIKLIDPLDVVDLHNFYPHTHLILTDSGGLQEEAPSFGVPVLVLRDTTERPEGIEAGTLELVGTDEEKVYQRTHALLTDQDLYQSMSRAANPYGDGKASQRIVNAILHHFGVIEERPDQFHRMFTNNLQSEEA from the coding sequence ATGTCCAAGATTAAAGTTATGACGATTTTCGGCGTCCGTCCCGAGGCGATCAAGATGGCGCCTCTGGTTCTTGAGCTTCAAAAGTATCCCGAACATATCGAATCGCTGGTTTGCGTGACGGCGCAGCACCGGCAGCTGCTCGATCAGGTGCTTGAAGTATTTAACATTGTGCCTGATTACGATTTGGACGTAATGAAGGACCGGCAGACGCTGAACGAAATTTCCATTCGCGTTCTTGCAGGGTTGGAACCCGTGCTAAGGGAAGCGAAGCCGGATCTGGTGCTTGTTCACGGAGACACGCTGACGACATTTCTTGCCAGCTACGCCTCCTTTTTGCAGCAGATACAGGTTGGACATGTGGAAGCGGGGCTGCGAACCTGGAACAAGCTCTCTCCGTATCCTGAAGAAATGAACCGTCAATTGACCGGTGTGATCGCCGACCTGCACTTCGCTCCGACCGACTGGTCGGCTGGCAATTTGAGACATGAAAACAAAAAAGAATCAAGTGTTTATATCACAGGCAATACGGTGACCGATGTGTTTCAATATACCGTACAGCCGGGCTACCGGCATCCGGTACTGGAATGGGCTGAAGGAAAAAGACTTATTTTAATGACGGCGCACCGCAGGGAATCTCAAGGCGAACCGCACCGTCATATTTTCCGTGCCGTCAAAAGGATTGCTGACGAATTCGAAGATGTCGCCATCTGTTATCCCGTGCATCCGAGCCCGGCCGTTAAGGAGCCGGCATACGAGATTTTGGGCGGACATCCCAGAATTAAACTGATCGATCCGCTGGATGTCGTGGACTTGCACAATTTTTATCCGCATACCCACTTGATTTTGACCGATTCAGGCGGCTTACAGGAAGAAGCCCCCTCCTTTGGGGTTCCTGTGCTCGTGCTGCGCGACACGACGGAGCGCCCGGAAGGCATCGAGGCCGGAACGTTGGAACTGGTAGGTACGGACGAGGAGAAGGTGTATCAACGGACACATGCTTTGCTGACGGATCAAGACCTCTATCAATCCATGAGCCGGGCCGCCAACCCGTACGGAGATGGCAAAGCATCGCAACGTATTGTCAATGCGATTTTGCATCACTTCGGAGTTATTGAAGAGCGCCCTGATCAATTTCACAGAATGTTCACAAATAACTTGCAATCTGAAGAGGCGTAA
- the upp gene encoding uracil phosphoribosyltransferase, with protein MGKLVICDHPLIQHKLTFIRDVRTNTKEFREHVDEVATLMAYEITRDIPLETITVQTPVAETESKVISGRMLGLIPILRAGLGMLEGVLKLLPAAKVGHVGLFRDPETLQPVEYYIKLPTDVQERELIVIDPMLATGGSAIAAITSLKNRGCTQIKMMNLIAAPEGVAAVQEAHPDVDIYVAALDDHLNDHGYIVPGLGDAGDRLYGTK; from the coding sequence ATGGGAAAACTGGTGATTTGCGATCATCCTTTGATTCAGCACAAACTGACTTTTATACGCGATGTGCGAACCAATACGAAGGAATTTAGGGAACATGTAGATGAAGTAGCAACTTTGATGGCCTATGAGATTACGCGGGATATTCCTTTGGAAACAATTACTGTGCAAACTCCGGTCGCTGAAACCGAAAGTAAGGTCATCTCCGGCAGAATGCTGGGGCTTATCCCGATCCTGCGCGCCGGCCTTGGGATGCTTGAGGGCGTTCTGAAGCTGCTTCCAGCGGCGAAGGTGGGCCATGTCGGCCTGTTCCGTGATCCGGAAACGCTTCAGCCCGTCGAATATTACATCAAGCTGCCTACGGATGTGCAGGAGCGTGAACTGATTGTCATCGATCCGATGCTGGCGACCGGCGGGTCCGCGATCGCAGCCATCACTTCGCTCAAGAACCGCGGATGCACTCAGATCAAGATGATGAATCTGATCGCTGCTCCCGAAGGTGTTGCCGCCGTTCAGGAAGCCCATCCCGATGTTGACATCTATGTCGCCGCGCTTGACGATCATCTGAACGATCATGGCTATATCGTGCCGGGTCTTGGCGATGCCGGAGACCGGCTGTACGGAACGAAATAA